The DNA window CACCCAGTGATAGAGTGTTTGAAATAAATCGCAGCCTAGCAGATTCCACATGTGAATGCAAGATACCGACACCAAAAGAAGTGGCGGTCAAGAGGATTGCAGCCAAGCCCAGCGATAACAGCAAGTCATGCCGTGGATTCCCAGATGCTCTTACTAGTgtttatatatacataaatgAGCATAACAACTTTTTCTATTCAACTGACTCTTCCGGATTCCTTCCAAGAGGAGCAGGACCCAGTTATAAGTaaggtttaaaaaatttcgaaattcctTTACACTCATTCTTGTTAATTGTCCTTACAGTTACTAGAAAGCGAATTGTCAGCTTTTTCTACCTCACCTATTTTTAGTTAAGGGttgaaagaaggagaaatgtgaagaaaaactaatattAAAGACTATttccaacaaaagaaaaagaaaacaatggaaaaacaGGAGAATTTCTTGTAGAgtgttcattttattctttgcaTATCCTCAATAGATACggtaattcttcgacagataCGATAATTTCACGCGaatgcatctttttttttgtttttcctcatAACTTGACTCGATATTCCTCCAATCACTTCACCTAAACGTCAATCGATTCGCTACGACTGGGTCAATCATTCCGGCTTATTCTGACCACCGCAAAACTTTCATGGGAACATCTGCTTTCTAAATTACCAACGGATTCAAATTATTGGGTCAGACACTGAAATAAAGGGTGCCCGGAGTTCGGAGAGGAAGTTTCAAACTTCACCAGTTCAAATGAGTTTAATATTATTCGACAGATGTTTTTGTCGTCAGTGAAACCACTTCACTCACTGCTTCACTTACGTCAAATATGCAAATGTTCTCTAAGAGTCACTGAAACCAGGCATTTGTAAAAAcagtagaatttttctctcattttggTTCGATGAAATCCAAAATTCAACTCCCGTAGTTTGGTGATTTTGATGTCTCATCTTAGAGAGGAGAAAGggtaaaaattgaaagaaatagaaatataccAACTTTCTGAACTGAAACACTTAGCATATATCGTAGAAGGCCATTCAGAGGTTCGAATAAGCAATGAAATAGAGCAATGTTGAGTGCTTAATTTCAGAAAAGCATCGCACTTACAAAGAACCCCAGGAATCAGAATATTGTCGAAAATAAATACTTCTTAGATGAAATCCTGCACTAAATCTTTACTAGTTAGGAAAACAGATCCTTTAGTCAACTTGTTTGAATTGTGTTACATCATCCatgttcagaaaaatttaaaactctCTAAAAAGGATTCGAAAGGGGTTACCAAAATGTTCACGATAACGCCTATTTTACGAATATGTATTTGACTGTAAATTTACGTTTCTCGCATTTTGTTTGCACCGAACACCATGTATCTTCAAGGTGCAATTATCTCAGAGTCTGATCTAACAATTTGTAGCCGCTggtaatttagaaaataagtgttttCATAGGAGTTTTTCAATGTACAAAATAAGACAATCTAGACACATCTCGTCATAACAACTCGCATGATGTTCACAGGTAATGATATAGAGCGATGTGAATTAAGTTATAAAGAAAAagcgcagaagaaaaaaaacgcacatcCGTCCCTCCATAGCTTACTTTatgatttctgttttctgacCAAGAATTACTGCACCTACTATACACTTTCGTAGGGCGGGTGTGgagcagtcggttagaggtccgttgtagccacacggtcgagggttcgaaaccgccctagtgcaaaccaagcctttcatccctccgggatcgataaattggtaacagacttgtctgggaggacaaaaacactgacttgatcatcggctggcccccgcaagtcattgtataggccaacacgcgttccaaaacctcaacgattacgaattccagtaaaacgcgttggtgcatcccaagtggattgatacgccactGACTTTCATACActttccacttgaaatccgcttTTTAGCGTGAAGATGCGCTAaatattcttcgaaaaaatacCAAAGCCAAAGATTTTTCCGAAGAATTTTTCCCCCATGCTCATTCATCGATCCAGAACTTAAGAAATAGACGCCTCGCAATTTTgtgcttattatttatttatttatttatttattcgcatacacagatagtgcaccaaaaagaaaaaaaaaacacatttgtcaggatagttaagaaaaagtcggcaaactcattgtcagTGGGGCCTGACGCAGTCCTTTTCGTGGCGGaaacatgtcgttctcctaTTCCAGAAAGTGAAGAGTCCTCTCATGACATCTACTCCCCTAATCCAGAACGCCTCAAAATTAACGGTTTGTTTAACATATCGGGATACGAACAACTTAGCCCCAGAAGGAGCACGTTGCAAACAGTACTAACTTCTTATCGACTTATTTGTtgtcttaaaaaaatagttggaAAATCGTTCAGGATTTTACTTACGACGAATCCAGAACCACAATGCACAGCTGTGCCTGTATTTGTCCGAGCTAGTGAGTTAATTATCTCTATTTTCGAGATTGAATGCATTTGAGGCACTTGATGCTAAATGTCAGAGATTTCTAGAGAAGATCCTAGAAAGATTAATAGAAATAGCTGCATGGCAGCAACCAGGAAAGCTTGAGTAGTCAATTATTCTCAAAACCAAaactgagcttttttttaagaaagattgctactattactattactactaagAAGAAGAACCACAGAGGACTTGTTGTGAGAAAGTAATGTAGGTCAGCCAGTCACAATGCTGTGTTCACGAGTTTTTTGATAATCGCTACACTACAGATATtttcaccagaaaaaaattatcctaaAGTGTTGTACAGGGCTACGGATACGCGTCGGCACTGCTGTTTTGGATTTCAGAAGTGAGCGCCATCGTGTCGTTACTATTAATTGGTGTTGCTGTGAATTGTAGGATTTCTAAtacaaaacaaaggaaaaattcgaaaaaaaaaaactttcaagatTATCAAGACATACTCAAATTTCATTCAGAGCATAAACACTTACAGACTTAACgagaaaatgagtgaaaaatgcTTTTTAGAACCATGTTTGAGTTTTCACATCTGCAAATCGAAAGCGGTCGTTGTTGTATTTCCGTCTATCTACGGATTCTCTTTacaactttatctttatctttacaattcttcatttttctatgaCAATAGGAGGGAAGAGAGCAGTTCAACGACCTGAGACTTCTTTCAGATCATCGACGACTGTTCTTTGGTAACGTTTACAACACCACCGGCTACTACTTCCTCAACGGCTACGCGTATGCGGAGTACTGTGTGTGCAGTTCAGGAGAATGTTGTGGACAGTGGAAGATTCAACAATTTTACGATCCGCAATATGGAAACTTTCGATATATGACTGACTCGATCTCGTTCTCGTTGTCGCTCGTCGTTAAGCAGCCTTTTTTCGTTGTAAGTGAAGAGTTGGTCAGTTAAACTCAGTAAACATTCTCTATCTGTTTGTTAAATGTTCCTCTGATCGTGGTTCTCTTACGATCTCTATAAATTATTTCCATATtcggaatttttgtttttttcgtgcaCAACAGCGAGCTTATTGTGCCCCAGAATCCACTTTTAATCTGCCACCATGTTTACAAATTGATAAACAActggattcaaaaaaaaacaaccgacAAAAGTCACACGTTCACAAATGTGTTCTGAGGATTTGATCTTTTTGGAGAATTCATTTtaacatgagaaaaaaaaacttttttctaatgttcaacaaaaaatttcaaatcacaTGAGCAGCGTTCCATCtcgccaaaaaaaattgtaggaaattatattaattgaaattatgttgaaaaaatttgcaCCTATAGATTGCTCGAAACTGCAACCACTAAGCAGAGAACACCGCAATTTACCTGCACCGTCTGGATTTGACCTAATTTGATTTGAAACCCTGGTGCAACCGTCTGCCAATAAATTGAGCTGACTTCGCGATAGCTTTATCGCATGGGCGAGAGTTGGACGGCTTAGCTAGACGCGAAAGAAGTCCACAATGCTAACCAATGActggaacaaaaagaaaaaaattataacttTCAAAACtcaaaagcaggaaaaaaaaagaattgcggAATCTTCTATGCTTCTTGAACACTGAGCGTGTTCATACTTTTACGatgaagagaaagaggaagtcAACAGAAGTCAATCGCATGGTTTTAGAACATCAAGGCGCTTATATAACACGAACAGCAAAACAACTGAATCTACCTGCAGTCAGTCTACGATATCATGAGAATTAAAACTCAAAAACGCTTTTTTTGAGACTGGGAAACGTTTCAATACCAGGAGTAAGGACAGACaggaaaaacaattttttacatCGATATGGGTGTCAGTAGAGGCAGATCGAGCGATCTGTAACAAAATGGAaccaacagaaaagaaaatcctcaatttaaatttaaattaattaattaaaataaaaaataaattaaaaattgaaaaaaaataaaataaaaattaaaaattaaataaattttaaataataaataatctacatttgaagatttgatcaaaacacttctttttttcgccgtCCATccggaagaaaatcaaaacgcATTCGTATTAAAcgacaaatattttaaaaaaaaacctgaagctACGAAGCTCCCACCACGAATGCAACAGCTATCATAAATCGTACAAAACTAGACAAGTCAGTTCGTTTCGAAAAGACTTGAGCGAAAAAGGAGATAAACCTAAGTGGCAGAAAACCAGAGGGCAACTCGTTGTGGTTTAACCACTGGCTTCACGTGAAGCTGCAAAAAGTGTAgagggaacaaaaaaatatcaaaacctattgaaaaaaaaaacttagaatgGTAAAGGAAACAGACTAGAAAACAGTGCTGCACGAATTCATGTGTTCTTCACAAAAGATACGataaacttaaaaaaaccTGAAGCTACGAAGCTCCCACCACCTTACGTTACACTGAGC is part of the Necator americanus strain Aroian chromosome V, whole genome shotgun sequence genome and encodes:
- a CDS encoding hypothetical protein (NECATOR_CHRV.G17636.T2); translated protein: MHGGNNLNWIKLALHFAQMTPLLTSTFFPREHEFNAAVRYQITLGTLDLCMTTCYEESDCTFVKYDEGACTIYVDGTDVQPPSDRVFEINRSLADSTCECKIPTPKEVAVKRIAAKPSDNSKSCRGFPDALTSVYIYINEHNNFFYSTDSSGFLPRGAGPSYK